A region from the Paenibacillus humicola genome encodes:
- a CDS encoding carbohydrate ABC transporter permease, whose translation MRTRTYRLEPIAFNTFNAIVMIALAVVTLYPFLNTLAISLNAGNDTIRGGIYLWPRIWTSQNYRAVFATGTVFHAFWVSVARTVLSTVLSVFLTAMLAYTVSRKEYVFRKPVTILIVLTMYFNAGLIPFYFLIKDLHLLNHFLVYVVPGLISAFNMIVIRTYMQTLPEGLIESAKVDGAGDFRTFVSVILPLCQPVLATVALFVAVGQWNSWFDTFLFASSKQNLSTLQYELMKLISSSMNSNSSAAVTNGADPGAARNLVTPMSIRASITIVASVPILVVYPFLQKYFVHGLQLGSVKE comes from the coding sequence ATGAGAACGAGAACGTATCGCCTGGAGCCGATCGCCTTCAATACGTTCAACGCGATCGTCATGATCGCGCTGGCCGTCGTTACGCTGTACCCGTTTCTCAATACGCTGGCCATTTCGCTCAACGCCGGCAACGATACGATCCGCGGGGGCATTTATTTATGGCCGAGAATTTGGACCAGTCAGAACTACCGGGCGGTATTTGCGACAGGGACGGTGTTCCACGCCTTCTGGGTGTCGGTTGCGCGTACGGTGCTGTCGACCGTGCTCAGCGTCTTTCTGACGGCGATGCTCGCCTACACGGTCAGCCGGAAAGAATACGTCTTCCGCAAGCCGGTCACGATCCTGATCGTGCTGACAATGTATTTTAATGCGGGGCTCATTCCGTTTTATTTTCTGATCAAGGATTTGCATCTGCTGAACCATTTTCTTGTCTATGTCGTCCCCGGCCTGATCAGTGCCTTCAACATGATCGTCATCCGCACCTATATGCAGACGCTGCCGGAAGGGCTGATCGAATCGGCCAAGGTGGACGGCGCAGGCGATTTCCGCACGTTCGTTTCGGTTATCCTGCCGCTCTGCCAGCCGGTGCTGGCCACCGTGGCGCTGTTCGTCGCGGTCGGACAGTGGAACTCCTGGTTCGATACGTTCCTGTTCGCTTCGTCCAAGCAAAACCTGAGCACGCTGCAATACGAGCTGATGAAGCTGATTTCGTCGTCGATGAACTCGAACAGCAGCGCAGCGGTGACGAACGGAGCCGATCCGGGAGCGGCGCGCAACCTGGTCACGCCGATGTCGATCCGGGCGTCGATCACGATTGTGGCGTCCGTGCCGATTCTCGTCGTGTACCCGTTTCTGCAAAAATATTTCGTGCACGGCCTGCAGCTCGGCAGTGTGAAAGAGTAG
- a CDS encoding ABC transporter permease, which produces MRGQKQLMLMSLPILIYVALFSYYPIWGWTMAFQNYKPARSFAQQEWVGFKQFKFLFSDDTFLGVLRNTIGMSLINMVSGFVTAIVFAILLNEIKHKLYKRSIQTISYLPHFLSWIIVTGIVANSLSVDDGIVNTVLMKLGLIHSPVLWLSEPHYFWGIVGASHVWKEIGWNAIIYLAAITSIDPSLYEAAEIDGANRYHKMLYITLPGIRSIVVILLIMNLGWILEAGFEVQYLLGNGVVIDWSQTIDIFVLKYGLQVGNYSLATAAGIFKTVVSITLIVAANTIAKRFGEDRLI; this is translated from the coding sequence ATGCGGGGACAGAAGCAGCTGATGCTGATGTCGCTGCCCATCCTGATATATGTCGCTTTATTTTCCTACTATCCCATTTGGGGCTGGACGATGGCGTTTCAGAACTACAAGCCGGCGCGAAGCTTCGCGCAGCAGGAATGGGTCGGCTTCAAGCAGTTCAAGTTTCTGTTCAGCGACGATACGTTCCTCGGCGTGCTGCGCAATACGATCGGAATGAGCCTGATCAACATGGTGTCCGGCTTCGTGACGGCGATCGTGTTCGCCATTCTGCTGAACGAAATCAAGCATAAGCTGTACAAGCGCTCGATCCAGACGATTTCGTACCTGCCGCACTTTCTGTCGTGGATTATCGTGACGGGCATCGTCGCGAATTCGCTGTCCGTGGACGACGGCATCGTGAACACGGTGCTCATGAAGCTGGGGCTGATCCATTCCCCTGTCCTGTGGCTCAGCGAGCCGCATTATTTCTGGGGCATCGTCGGCGCGTCCCATGTCTGGAAGGAAATCGGCTGGAATGCGATCATTTATTTGGCCGCCATTACGTCGATCGACCCCTCGCTGTACGAGGCGGCGGAAATCGACGGGGCGAACCGGTATCATAAAATGCTCTACATCACCCTGCCCGGCATCCGCTCGATCGTCGTCATTTTGCTGATCATGAACCTCGGCTGGATTCTCGAAGCGGGCTTCGAGGTGCAGTATTTGCTCGGCAACGGCGTCGTGATCGACTGGTCGCAGACGATCGATATTTTCGTGCTGAAATACGGGCTGCAGGTCGGCAACTACTCGCTTGCTACCGCCGCCGGCATTTTCAAAACGGTCGTCAGCATCACCCTCATCGTGGCGGCCAACACAATCGCCAAGCGGTTCGGGGAAGACAGGCTGATATGA
- a CDS encoding response regulator transcription factor yields the protein MYNVLLVDDESWVVESLKDLIDWNAHGFQVAGQAYSGMDALGSIRALKPDVVFTDIRMPEMNGLELIQRGIALPFPVQFVVASGYAEFAYAQKALAYGAAAYCLKPFDEAEISGVLRKIRVTLDAARPAAASPLLHLLEDPGAGGEQALLEQLKAHGLADWDEDRTAAVVAVGTRELPDMDRRVVKLKTGTFKTAYLLTGRQIDALRIRWEGGLPPGLTGIGISGPIAGPKAIKPAIDAADELAHQTFVTFEPGIYAARQPFKTDELNRLLGGMRDAIRVKDHAAAALAFERIGQLFAEKALSVRHAFQVYNMTVSFLFELGQSETMLYSYEQLVQAHADVFAMLEELMALTARCLGQAGTPPVETKNQTFRAILQYVTDHYRGEISLQHLADRFYMNPSYISQLFKKEVGETLTAYLSRLRIAYACELLEKEVGSIQDIAEQTGYRDYFYFTRLFKKVTGKTPAQYRSERA from the coding sequence ATGTATAACGTGCTTCTTGTCGACGACGAGAGCTGGGTCGTCGAAAGCTTGAAGGATTTGATCGATTGGAACGCGCACGGCTTTCAAGTGGCCGGGCAGGCTTACAGCGGGATGGATGCGCTGGGATCGATACGGGCGCTGAAGCCCGATGTCGTCTTCACCGACATCCGGATGCCGGAGATGAACGGGTTGGAGCTGATCCAGCGCGGCATAGCGCTGCCGTTTCCGGTTCAATTCGTCGTCGCGAGCGGGTATGCGGAATTCGCCTATGCGCAGAAGGCGCTCGCCTACGGGGCCGCCGCTTACTGCTTGAAGCCGTTCGACGAGGCGGAAATATCCGGCGTGCTGAGAAAAATCCGCGTTACGCTGGACGCCGCCCGGCCTGCCGCAGCATCGCCGCTCCTCCATCTGCTCGAAGACCCGGGAGCGGGCGGCGAGCAGGCGCTGCTGGAGCAGCTGAAAGCACATGGCCTTGCGGACTGGGACGAGGACCGGACCGCGGCCGTCGTCGCCGTCGGTACCCGCGAGCTGCCGGATATGGACCGGCGGGTCGTCAAGCTGAAGACGGGCACGTTCAAGACCGCTTATTTGCTCACCGGCCGGCAGATCGACGCGCTGCGCATCCGCTGGGAGGGCGGGCTGCCGCCGGGCCTGACGGGCATCGGCATCAGCGGGCCGATCGCCGGTCCGAAAGCGATCAAGCCTGCGATTGACGCCGCCGACGAGCTGGCCCATCAAACGTTCGTCACTTTCGAGCCGGGTATTTACGCCGCCCGGCAGCCGTTCAAGACGGACGAATTGAACCGGCTGCTCGGCGGCATGCGCGATGCGATCCGCGTTAAGGATCATGCGGCGGCGGCGCTCGCATTCGAGCGGATCGGGCAGCTGTTCGCGGAGAAGGCGCTGTCCGTCCGGCACGCTTTTCAGGTGTACAACATGACGGTATCGTTTCTGTTCGAGCTGGGGCAGTCGGAAACGATGCTGTACAGCTATGAGCAGCTCGTCCAAGCCCACGCCGACGTATTCGCGATGCTGGAGGAGCTGATGGCGCTGACCGCCCGCTGCCTCGGGCAAGCGGGCACGCCGCCGGTCGAGACGAAAAACCAGACGTTCAGAGCGATTCTGCAGTACGTAACCGATCATTACCGCGGGGAAATTTCGCTGCAGCACTTGGCCGACCGATTTTATATGAATCCGAGCTATATCAGCCAGCTGTTCAAGAAGGAGGTCGGCGAGACGCTGACCGCTTATTTGTCCCGGCTGCGCATCGCCTACGCCTGCGAGCTGCTGGAGAAGGAAGTCGGCTCCATCCAGGACATCGCCGAACAAACCGGCTACCGCGACTATTTTTATTTTACGCGGCTGTTCAAGAAGGTGACGGGCAAAACGCCTGCTCAGTACCGCAGCGAACGAGCATAA
- a CDS encoding ABC transporter permease — translation MYKSIGKGMYKNRYLYLLLLPAVLYYALFQYVPMYGILLAFKEFRIRAGILRSPWVGWDNFADLVAQSDFWQAFDNTVIISLGRILIEFPAAIALALLINEVTRQRLKRFYQTVYTFPHFISWVIISGIMLNFLGDAGVLNQILAAAGLEKQAIMTDPGWFRPIVFLSNMWKEVGWSAIIYLAAIAGINPELYEAAYVDGANRFQQLRAITWPSIRGTAAILLILAVGNAMNGGFEQIFNLYNPGVYQTGDIIDTYVYRSAFADGASFGVTTAVGLFKAVLNFALLYIANFMVKRLGGEGLV, via the coding sequence ATGTACAAATCGATAGGGAAGGGAATGTATAAAAACAGGTATTTATATCTCCTGCTCCTTCCCGCCGTACTTTATTACGCTTTGTTTCAATACGTCCCGATGTACGGCATTTTGCTCGCATTCAAGGAGTTTCGGATCCGAGCGGGCATCCTGCGCAGTCCTTGGGTCGGCTGGGACAATTTCGCCGACTTGGTCGCCCAAAGCGATTTCTGGCAGGCGTTCGACAATACGGTTATCATCAGCCTCGGGCGGATTCTGATCGAGTTTCCGGCGGCGATTGCGCTCGCGCTGCTGATCAACGAAGTGACGAGACAACGTCTGAAACGCTTTTACCAAACGGTATATACGTTTCCGCACTTTATCTCGTGGGTGATCATCAGCGGCATCATGCTGAATTTCCTCGGCGATGCGGGCGTGCTGAACCAGATCCTGGCGGCGGCCGGGCTGGAGAAGCAGGCGATCATGACCGATCCGGGCTGGTTCCGGCCGATCGTGTTTCTGTCGAACATGTGGAAGGAAGTCGGCTGGAGCGCGATCATTTATTTGGCGGCGATCGCCGGCATCAATCCGGAGCTCTATGAAGCGGCTTACGTCGACGGCGCGAACCGGTTCCAGCAGCTGCGTGCGATCACATGGCCTTCCATCCGCGGAACGGCGGCGATCCTGCTCATTCTGGCCGTCGGAAACGCAATGAACGGCGGCTTCGAGCAAATCTTTAATCTGTACAACCCGGGCGTCTATCAGACGGGCGATATCATCGATACGTACGTGTACCGTTCGGCGTTCGCCGACGGCGCCAGCTTCGGGGTCACGACGGCGGTCGGACTGTTCAAGGCGGTACTGAATTTCGCGCTGCTCTATATCGCCAACTTCATGGTGAAACGGCTCGGCGGAGAGGGGCTGGTCTAG
- a CDS encoding carbohydrate ABC transporter permease: MEKAVSGQERPAKQAVTRRGTFSAADVIIHAVLILLTIGMIFPFYNVILMSFSSSVVISKQAVYLIPTVFDFSAYRYIFHEPRFLNALLVTVFVTVIGTLVNMTVTVTGAYALSKQGYPGRKLIMSAILFTMFFNGGLIPFYLTMKNYGLINNLLVMILPVAVNTFYMIICIAFFRTLPAALEESAKIDGANELQILYIIVIPISKPMIATIALFYAVDRWNEWWFGVLFMTDVRFLPLQALLRELLTNYQQLLTSIDISSVVSQNAGLQPEMLKMAVLVVSALPIVCLYPFLQKYFSKGVMIGSIKG, encoded by the coding sequence ATGGAGAAAGCGGTGTCCGGACAGGAGCGGCCGGCTAAGCAGGCTGTGACGAGGCGAGGGACATTCAGTGCCGCAGACGTCATCATACACGCGGTGCTCATCCTGCTGACGATCGGCATGATCTTCCCGTTCTATAATGTCATTCTGATGTCGTTCAGCAGCTCGGTCGTGATTTCGAAGCAGGCCGTATATCTCATTCCGACCGTATTCGATTTCTCGGCCTACCGCTATATCTTTCACGAACCGCGCTTCCTGAACGCGCTGCTCGTCACCGTGTTCGTCACGGTCATTGGCACGCTGGTCAATATGACCGTTACCGTTACCGGCGCTTATGCGTTGTCGAAGCAGGGGTATCCCGGACGGAAGCTGATCATGTCGGCCATTCTGTTCACGATGTTTTTTAACGGCGGCCTCATTCCGTTCTACCTGACGATGAAAAACTACGGACTGATCAACAACCTGCTGGTGATGATCCTTCCGGTAGCGGTCAACACGTTCTATATGATCATCTGCATCGCTTTTTTCCGTACGCTTCCTGCGGCGCTCGAGGAATCGGCGAAGATCGACGGGGCGAACGAGCTGCAAATTCTTTACATAATCGTCATTCCGATTTCGAAGCCGATGATCGCGACCATCGCGCTCTTCTACGCGGTAGACCGCTGGAACGAATGGTGGTTCGGCGTCCTGTTCATGACCGATGTGCGTTTTTTGCCGCTGCAGGCGCTGCTGCGGGAGCTGCTTACCAACTACCAGCAGCTGCTGACGAGCATCGATATCAGCTCGGTGGTATCGCAGAACGCCGGTCTGCAGCCGGAAATGCTGAAGATGGCGGTGCTCGTCGTGAGCGCGCTGCCGATCGTGTGCCTGTATCCGTTCCTGCAGAAGTATTTTTCCAAAGGCGTGATGATCGGCTCGATTAAGGGATAG
- a CDS encoding extracellular solute-binding protein codes for MKKIKPLATLCMLTVLTAAALSGCSGGDKAAPSDSAGSSGSAAEPAAPDAGSTAADDPFKDHLDISVSWWGIGVAFQKHDEVLQKLEKDFNVTLKPMDIGWDNYKEKSQVWAAAGQLPDIITSSITNDNPATYNQWVSQGLIHALPDDLSKYPNVEKVAKAPDVQGIYRDGKLYAIPRMTYPNTDMWAVDRAIFVRKDWMDKLGIKDPQSFDEFEAMLKAFADKDPDGNGKKDTTGIVMNTLGYFKSVFVPTFPQFGNQSWLKEDGKWIPFYASKQMDNVVVQARKMYTDGALDPDFAVEKAGEANQKFYQNKAGAFAFSVDSVKGATGVKAEWEKNNPGQNFFDHVKLLHLWPAADGTIYRHTTTSWWSESMINADVDDAKLDRILRIYDWLLSPQGQELFNYGIEGKDYTKSGDTVTVTRPKDASGHYVDLKQEYPSMDVISQLAMWRNAASLEDTPANRAAFGDKEVQFVQDELNWQMKNAKPIPTAFDIFTMSTPAKDKLSAINFDDDFTRMILSKEDPVQMWHQIVKGYDGKGLQQAISEVTAEEAKNNK; via the coding sequence ATGAAGAAGATAAAACCGCTCGCAACATTGTGCATGCTTACCGTGCTGACCGCTGCGGCGCTGTCCGGCTGCAGCGGGGGCGACAAGGCGGCCCCGAGCGATTCGGCCGGATCCTCCGGATCGGCGGCGGAGCCTGCCGCACCTGACGCCGGCAGCACGGCGGCTGACGATCCGTTCAAGGATCACCTCGATATTTCCGTCTCATGGTGGGGCATCGGCGTTGCGTTCCAGAAGCACGACGAAGTGCTGCAGAAGCTGGAGAAAGATTTCAACGTCACCTTGAAGCCGATGGATATCGGCTGGGATAACTATAAGGAGAAATCGCAGGTTTGGGCCGCCGCCGGGCAGCTGCCGGACATCATCACAAGCAGCATTACGAACGACAATCCGGCAACTTATAATCAGTGGGTATCCCAAGGCCTCATTCATGCGCTGCCGGACGATTTAAGCAAGTACCCGAACGTGGAGAAAGTCGCGAAGGCGCCGGATGTGCAGGGCATTTACCGCGACGGCAAGCTTTATGCGATCCCGCGGATGACGTATCCGAACACCGATATGTGGGCCGTCGACCGCGCAATCTTCGTCCGCAAAGACTGGATGGACAAACTCGGCATCAAGGATCCGCAAAGCTTCGACGAATTCGAAGCGATGCTGAAAGCGTTTGCGGACAAAGATCCGGACGGCAACGGCAAGAAGGATACGACCGGCATCGTGATGAATACGCTCGGTTATTTCAAATCGGTATTCGTGCCGACCTTCCCGCAATTCGGCAACCAAAGCTGGCTGAAGGAAGACGGCAAATGGATTCCGTTCTACGCCTCGAAGCAGATGGACAACGTCGTCGTCCAGGCCCGCAAAATGTATACGGACGGCGCGCTCGACCCGGACTTCGCGGTGGAGAAAGCGGGAGAGGCGAACCAGAAGTTTTACCAGAACAAAGCGGGCGCGTTCGCGTTCAGCGTCGATTCGGTCAAAGGCGCGACCGGCGTCAAAGCGGAATGGGAGAAAAACAATCCGGGCCAAAACTTTTTCGACCACGTGAAGCTGCTTCACCTGTGGCCAGCCGCGGACGGCACGATTTACCGGCACACGACGACGTCCTGGTGGTCGGAATCGATGATTAACGCGGACGTCGACGATGCGAAGCTGGACCGCATACTCCGCATTTACGACTGGCTGCTTTCACCTCAGGGGCAGGAGCTGTTCAACTACGGCATCGAAGGCAAGGATTATACGAAAAGCGGCGACACCGTTACGGTTACGCGTCCGAAGGACGCCAGCGGCCATTACGTCGATCTGAAGCAGGAATATCCGTCCATGGACGTCATCTCGCAGCTGGCGATGTGGAGAAATGCGGCGTCGCTTGAGGATACGCCGGCCAACCGGGCGGCATTCGGCGACAAAGAGGTACAGTTCGTGCAGGACGAATTGAACTGGCAAATGAAGAACGCCAAGCCAATTCCGACGGCCTTCGACATCTTCACGATGTCCACGCCGGCGAAGGACAAATTGTCGGCGATCAACTTCGACGACGACTTCACCCGGATGATCCTGAGCAAGGAAGACCCGGTGCAGATGTGGCACCAAATCGTGAAGGGCTACGACGGCAAAGGACTGCAGCAGGCGATCAGCGAAGTCACGGCCGAAGAGGCCAAAAACAACAAATAA
- a CDS encoding sensor histidine kinase: MAFLRKLSIRSQLLILAASAIAAILVIIFHTYSMMSGMITRRHEEYVDQTISEIEKNVASNRDVIFRLMQNISYNEDVQSYLVEQNHLQRFDRFKKLSTLISSQKELKDGILDIVISGNNGAWIDVNGGNPYVSPLKSALKGKLNAYYVDMKQMGSLYGSTAPLIFATTITYKQQGERFNTNVGTLFFILDPRALVGDQKVTLGMAQTGTQIYVLDRSRKVISSNTDTEAGSRLPAALTAFKTPGDHTIRWEGKPYVAQTVDLPDIGWSILSIAPKDELLRDLLDIRRTELAVLAACLLLLAVPFMFIMNNILRPLKKMIFFMTTAKRRDLLAFGKRLSLQGYMEISIMADEFNSLLDETEQLTQRLLDTNKRLYGTELEKKKSELAFLRSQINPHFLYNTLEAITGIAAASGQGKIKTMTRALSSIFRYSIKGADVVPLADELKVTESYVRIQQIRFTDRFTIHEELTEEARAYPVPKMILQPLVENAVVHGFEPSLKPGRLIVRGAVRGDGTLIVTVEDNGMGIEPERLQELQAMLAEPPESVTAAEERTSIGLVNVNNRIRLMCGGGSGLNIESAAGGGCVVTLTIAGEGERQHV, translated from the coding sequence ATGGCCTTCTTAAGAAAATTATCGATTCGTTCGCAGCTGCTGATTTTGGCGGCTTCCGCCATCGCGGCGATTCTGGTCATCATTTTCCACACGTATTCGATGATGTCCGGCATGATCACGAGGCGGCACGAAGAATACGTGGATCAGACGATTTCGGAGATCGAGAAGAACGTCGCGTCCAACAGGGACGTCATCTTCCGGCTCATGCAGAACATTTCGTACAACGAGGACGTGCAGAGCTACCTGGTCGAACAAAATCATCTGCAGCGCTTCGACCGGTTCAAGAAGCTCAGCACGCTCATCTCCAGCCAGAAGGAGCTGAAGGACGGAATTCTCGATATCGTCATCTCCGGCAATAACGGGGCGTGGATCGACGTGAACGGCGGCAACCCGTATGTGTCTCCGTTAAAATCGGCCCTGAAAGGCAAACTGAACGCGTATTACGTCGATATGAAGCAAATGGGGAGTTTGTACGGCTCCACCGCGCCGCTTATTTTCGCCACGACGATTACCTATAAGCAGCAGGGGGAAAGGTTCAACACGAACGTCGGCACGCTGTTTTTTATTCTCGATCCGCGGGCGCTTGTCGGCGACCAGAAGGTGACGCTCGGCATGGCGCAGACCGGTACGCAAATTTACGTGCTCGACCGAAGCCGCAAGGTCATTTCGAGCAATACGGACACGGAGGCGGGAAGCCGGCTGCCAGCTGCGCTTACGGCCTTCAAGACGCCCGGCGATCATACGATCCGGTGGGAAGGCAAGCCGTACGTCGCGCAGACGGTCGATTTGCCGGACATCGGCTGGAGCATCCTGAGCATCGCGCCCAAGGACGAGCTGCTGCGCGACCTGCTCGATATCCGCAGAACGGAGCTGGCCGTGCTGGCGGCGTGCCTCCTGCTGCTGGCGGTGCCGTTCATGTTTATCATGAATAATATTTTGCGCCCGCTGAAGAAAATGATCTTCTTTATGACGACCGCCAAGAGACGCGATTTGCTCGCCTTCGGGAAAAGGCTTTCCCTGCAGGGCTATATGGAAATCAGCATCATGGCGGACGAGTTCAACAGTCTGCTGGACGAGACGGAGCAGCTGACGCAGCGGCTGCTGGATACGAACAAACGGCTGTACGGCACGGAGCTGGAGAAGAAGAAGTCCGAGCTTGCGTTTCTGCGCAGCCAGATCAATCCGCATTTTCTGTACAACACGCTGGAGGCGATTACCGGCATCGCCGCCGCAAGCGGTCAGGGCAAAATCAAGACGATGACGCGGGCGCTCTCGAGCATCTTCCGCTACAGCATCAAGGGAGCGGACGTCGTTCCGCTGGCCGACGAGCTGAAGGTGACCGAGTCCTATGTCCGCATACAGCAAATCCGCTTTACGGACCGCTTCACGATTCACGAAGAATTGACCGAGGAGGCGCGCGCCTATCCGGTTCCGAAGATGATCCTCCAGCCGCTTGTGGAAAATGCGGTCGTGCACGGCTTCGAGCCGTCGCTGAAGCCCGGCCGCCTGATCGTTCGGGGAGCCGTTCGCGGCGACGGGACGCTGATCGTCACCGTCGAGGATAACGGAATGGGGATCGAGCCGGAGCGGCTGCAGGAACTGCAGGCGATGCTGGCGGAGCCGCCGGAAAGCGTGACGGCCGCCGAAGAACGAACCAGCATCGGTCTCGTCAACGTCAACAACCGGATCAGGCTGATGTGCGGCGGCGGCAGCGGCCTGAACATCGAGAGCGCAGCGGGCGGCGGATGCGTCGTCACGCTGACGATTGCAGGCGAGGGGGAACGGCAGCATGTATAA